A single region of the Oleispira antarctica RB-8 genome encodes:
- the metX gene encoding Homoserine O-acetyltransferase, giving the protein MPEHIPADSVGIISPKVQRFDEPLTLRSGRILESYELIYETYGELNADASNAILICHALSGDHHAAGYHSMEDKRPGWWDSCIGPGKSIDTNKFFVVSLNNLGGCSGSTGPTSINPETGKAYGPDFPIVAVRDWVRSQKRLADFLKIQQWAAVIGGSLGGMQVLRWSIQYPERLRHALVIASAPKLSAQNIAFNEVARQAISKDPDFHNGRYMDHGVVPKAGLSQARMLGHLTYMSGDAMKEKFGRDLKADELSFSFSPEFQVESYLHYQGQKFSTQFDANTYMLMTKALDYFDPTVDHDGDLVKCLSQAQCKFFVVSFTTDWRFAPDRSEEIVNALIQADKDVSYACIASENGHDAFLLPIPRYLDVFGAYMERVEGDIPACTKSTSIGTTEGELS; this is encoded by the coding sequence ATGCCAGAGCACATTCCAGCCGATAGCGTCGGTATCATAAGTCCAAAAGTTCAGCGTTTTGATGAACCACTGACATTACGCAGTGGTCGCATTCTTGAATCTTACGAACTGATTTACGAAACGTATGGCGAACTTAATGCCGATGCCAGCAATGCCATTTTGATTTGTCACGCATTAAGCGGTGATCACCATGCTGCAGGCTATCACAGCATGGAAGATAAACGCCCAGGTTGGTGGGATAGCTGCATTGGCCCAGGCAAATCCATCGATACGAACAAATTTTTCGTGGTTAGTTTAAATAACCTCGGTGGCTGTTCAGGATCGACGGGGCCTACGAGCATCAACCCTGAAACGGGCAAAGCCTATGGTCCTGACTTCCCTATCGTTGCAGTACGAGATTGGGTGCGCAGCCAAAAGCGCTTAGCCGATTTCCTCAAGATCCAACAATGGGCCGCGGTTATCGGTGGCTCGCTGGGCGGAATGCAAGTACTCCGCTGGTCGATTCAATACCCAGAGCGCTTACGTCATGCGCTAGTCATTGCTTCTGCACCTAAGCTTTCAGCACAGAACATCGCGTTCAATGAAGTAGCGCGTCAAGCGATTAGTAAAGATCCTGACTTCCATAACGGCCGCTACATGGACCACGGTGTTGTTCCTAAAGCAGGTCTATCTCAGGCGCGCATGCTCGGGCATTTAACCTATATGTCTGGTGATGCGATGAAGGAGAAGTTCGGCCGTGATCTAAAAGCCGACGAGCTGAGCTTTAGCTTCTCTCCAGAATTCCAAGTAGAAAGCTATTTGCACTATCAAGGGCAAAAGTTCAGCACCCAGTTTGATGCTAATACCTACATGCTAATGACCAAGGCTTTGGATTATTTTGATCCGACCGTTGATCACGATGGCGATTTGGTAAAATGTTTAAGCCAAGCTCAGTGCAAATTTTTTGTTGTTTCTTTTACAACCGACTGGCGCTTTGCACCTGATCGCTCTGAAGAAATCGTGAACGCATTAATTCAAGCAGACAAAGATGTAAGTTATGCCTGCATTGCCTCAGAGAATGGTCATGATGCCTTTTTATTACCTATTCCGCGCTATCTTGATGTATTCGGGGCCTACATGGAAAGAGTTGAAGGTGATATTCCTGCGTGTACAAAAAGTACCTCAATAGGTACGACAGAAGGAGAGCTGTCATGA
- a CDS encoding Basic membrane lipoprotein, with amino-acid sequence MLKHKSWQSLWAIASLAIGLSAGQAVVADDDPLKVGFVYVGPVGDYGWSYEHDRGRIDAKEYFGDKIETTYVERVPEGADAERVIRQMAQAGSDIIFTTSFGFMNPTLKVAKRFPKIKFEHATGYKRAKNVSTYLLRTYEGRYVSGIAAGMETKTNTIGYIASFPIPEVIRDINAVYMAAKSVNPDVKIKIMWVSTWYDPVKETEAANALMAQGADVIIQHTDSPAPLQAAEKKGVKGIGQASDMSKFAKNAHMFSIQDKWSSYYINRIQKVMDKSWVSEDYWGGFADDMLVVASINDNLPIKTKDAVMNAYNDIKSGKLKPFTGPIYDNQGNLVVKEGHSLTDQELASVNWYVKGIDASIPK; translated from the coding sequence ATGTTAAAACATAAATCTTGGCAGTCGTTATGGGCGATAGCATCACTTGCAATAGGTTTGAGTGCCGGGCAAGCCGTTGTTGCAGATGATGATCCGTTAAAAGTGGGATTTGTTTATGTCGGTCCAGTCGGTGATTACGGCTGGTCTTATGAACATGACCGTGGGCGTATAGACGCTAAAGAATATTTTGGCGATAAAATAGAAACAACGTATGTAGAAAGAGTACCCGAAGGCGCTGATGCTGAACGTGTTATTCGTCAAATGGCTCAAGCGGGTTCGGATATTATTTTCACTACGTCGTTTGGTTTTATGAATCCAACACTCAAAGTAGCTAAGCGTTTTCCTAAAATAAAATTCGAACATGCCACCGGTTATAAGCGCGCTAAAAATGTGTCGACTTATTTATTGCGAACGTATGAGGGTCGTTATGTCTCAGGTATCGCAGCCGGAATGGAAACTAAAACCAATACCATTGGTTATATTGCTTCGTTCCCAATTCCTGAAGTTATACGAGATATTAATGCCGTTTATATGGCCGCGAAGTCTGTTAATCCTGATGTGAAAATTAAAATCATGTGGGTAAGTACTTGGTACGATCCTGTTAAGGAAACCGAAGCCGCGAATGCATTAATGGCACAAGGCGCAGATGTCATTATTCAACATACCGATAGCCCTGCCCCCTTGCAGGCTGCTGAGAAAAAAGGTGTGAAAGGTATTGGACAAGCTTCTGATATGAGTAAATTTGCGAAGAACGCACACATGTTTTCTATTCAAGATAAGTGGTCTAGTTATTATATTAATCGTATTCAAAAGGTGATGGATAAGTCTTGGGTATCGGAAGATTACTGGGGTGGTTTTGCAGATGACATGCTAGTGGTTGCATCGATTAACGACAACTTACCCATTAAAACCAAGGACGCGGTAATGAATGCTTACAATGATATTAAGTCAGGCAAGTTAAAACCGTTTACAGGGCCAATTTATGATAATCAAGGCAACCTAGTCGTTAAAGAAGGGCATTCATTAACTGACCAAGAATTAGCCAGTGTGAATTGGTATGTAAAAGGTATCGACGCCAGCATTCCTAAATAA
- the add gene encoding Adenosine deaminase (Adenosine aminohydrolase) — MSSPLKTVASESFLRSLPKAELHLHIEGSLEPELMFELAERNNIELPYANVAEVKKAYDFHNLQSFLDIYYRCADVLRTEQDFYDLTWAYLLHCQSDGIVHTEPFFDPQTHTQRGIEMGVVVNGIARALKDGEEKLDISSKLILCFLRHLSEDDAIECLEQAKPHLEHIAAVGLDSSELGHPPEKFERVFKMAKDLGLKAVAHAGEEGPPEYIVQALDLLHVDRIDHGVRCSEDDELMQRLVKSQMPLTVCPLSNVRLKVYEHMSEHNILKLLDAGLNVTVNSDDPSFFGGYLLENFTSLAEHLNMNEAQAVKLAHNSINSSFLSDEEKQTLLAINSND, encoded by the coding sequence ATGTCATCCCCATTGAAAACTGTAGCCAGTGAATCGTTTTTACGTTCGCTGCCTAAAGCCGAATTGCATTTACATATAGAAGGCTCACTTGAGCCTGAATTAATGTTTGAATTGGCAGAGCGCAATAATATCGAGTTGCCTTATGCTAATGTTGCAGAAGTGAAAAAGGCCTATGACTTTCACAACCTACAATCTTTCTTAGATATTTATTATCGATGCGCGGATGTTCTTCGTACTGAACAAGACTTTTATGATTTAACGTGGGCTTATCTTTTACATTGCCAATCCGACGGTATTGTTCATACCGAACCATTTTTTGATCCGCAAACTCATACTCAGCGTGGTATTGAGATGGGCGTTGTTGTTAATGGCATCGCGAGAGCATTAAAAGATGGTGAAGAAAAATTGGATATTAGCAGTAAGCTAATATTGTGTTTTTTGCGCCACTTAAGTGAAGATGATGCGATCGAATGCTTAGAGCAAGCTAAGCCGCATTTGGAGCACATAGCAGCCGTAGGTTTGGATTCATCTGAACTAGGTCATCCGCCAGAAAAATTCGAACGCGTATTTAAAATGGCAAAAGATTTAGGTTTAAAGGCCGTTGCGCATGCCGGAGAAGAAGGGCCGCCAGAGTATATCGTTCAGGCTTTAGATCTTCTTCATGTTGATCGTATTGATCACGGTGTACGTTGCAGTGAAGATGATGAACTTATGCAGCGACTGGTTAAAAGCCAAATGCCGCTAACAGTCTGCCCGTTATCCAACGTGCGCCTAAAAGTTTATGAGCATATGAGCGAGCATAATATTTTAAAATTACTGGATGCGGGTTTGAACGTGACCGTTAATTCTGATGACCCATCATTTTTTGGTGGTTATCTGCTAGAAAATTTTACGTCACTTGCCGAACATTTGAATATGAATGAAGCACAAGCCGTGAAGCTTGCGCATAACAGTATTAATAGTAGTTTTTTAAGTGATGAAGAAAAGCAGACGTTACTCGCTATCAACTCGAACGATTAA
- the cspE gene encoding Cold shock-like protein, which translates to MSTTTGTVKWFNESKGFGFIEQENGPDVFAHFRAIQGTGFKTLAEGQKVEFTVTQGQKGPQAENIVPL; encoded by the coding sequence ATGTCTACTACAACTGGTACAGTTAAGTGGTTCAACGAATCTAAAGGCTTTGGTTTTATCGAGCAAGAAAACGGCCCTGACGTTTTCGCTCATTTCCGTGCTATTCAAGGTACTGGCTTCAAAACTCTTGCTGAAGGCCAAAAAGTTGAGTTCACTGTAACTCAAGGTCAAAAAGGCCCACAAGCTGAGAACATCGTTCCTTTATAA
- the rdgB gene encoding Nucleoside-triphosphatase — translation MIEKLVLASGNQGKLREFSQLFANKNIQVIPQSEFDTIEAEETGLSFVENAILKARNACKFSGLPALADDSGLEVDALKGAPGIYSARYAADEHGQTSDEANYLKLLDALQGVPTEQRTARFQCVLVYMRHEHDPTPQVFQGHWEGQILAEPSGVEGFGYDPVFLVPSENCSSAELSKDKKNALSHRGQAIQELLKNWRP, via the coding sequence ATGATTGAAAAACTCGTCTTAGCCAGTGGCAACCAAGGCAAACTACGTGAGTTCTCACAGCTATTTGCTAATAAGAATATCCAAGTCATTCCACAGAGTGAGTTCGATACGATTGAAGCAGAAGAAACAGGCTTAAGCTTTGTTGAGAATGCAATTTTAAAAGCCCGTAACGCCTGTAAGTTTTCAGGCTTACCCGCGCTGGCAGACGATTCAGGTTTAGAGGTCGATGCATTAAAAGGCGCCCCAGGAATTTACAGCGCACGTTATGCTGCTGACGAACATGGGCAAACCAGCGATGAAGCAAATTATCTAAAACTGTTAGATGCACTGCAAGGTGTTCCAACCGAACAACGCACCGCACGCTTCCAGTGCGTGCTGGTTTACATGCGCCACGAACACGACCCAACACCACAAGTTTTTCAAGGCCACTGGGAAGGTCAAATCCTAGCCGAACCAAGCGGCGTAGAAGGCTTTGGTTATGACCCCGTATTTTTAGTACCTAGCGAAAACTGCAGCTCAGCTGAGCTTAGTAAAGATAAAAAGAATGCGTTAAGTCATCGCGGCCAAGCCATTCAAGAATTACTTAAAAACTGGCGCCCTTAA
- a CDS encoding Methionine biosynthesis protein, with protein sequence MSQALNNLRPDLTIIQHWVKPNSEVLDLGCGKGELLSFLKAEKGVRGYGLEICPEKITHCIRNGINVIEQNLDAGLGNFKDNSIDTVIMAQALQAVQSPDVLVDEMLRIGNQAIVTFPNFGYWRTRLYLLLKGRMPMSESLPYNWYDTPNIHLCTFKDFEQLCHSKGIRILNKTVVDDDHNEHWSIGLWPSMLGETAVYHISR encoded by the coding sequence ATGAGCCAAGCATTAAATAATTTGCGTCCTGATTTAACCATTATCCAGCACTGGGTTAAGCCCAATAGTGAAGTGCTTGATCTGGGTTGTGGTAAAGGTGAACTGTTAAGCTTTTTAAAAGCTGAAAAAGGCGTGCGCGGTTATGGCTTAGAAATTTGCCCTGAAAAAATCACGCACTGCATAAGAAATGGCATCAATGTTATCGAGCAAAACCTAGATGCCGGCTTAGGCAATTTTAAAGATAACAGCATTGATACCGTCATTATGGCCCAAGCATTACAAGCCGTACAAAGCCCGGATGTATTGGTCGATGAGATGTTACGTATTGGTAATCAAGCTATCGTTACGTTTCCTAATTTCGGTTACTGGAGAACGCGCTTATACTTATTGCTAAAAGGCCGTATGCCGATGTCTGAGTCGTTACCGTATAACTGGTACGATACGCCGAACATTCACCTGTGTACGTTTAAAGATTTCGAACAATTATGTCATAGCAAAGGCATTCGAATTTTGAATAAAACCGTTGTCGATGATGATCATAATGAACATTGGAGTATCGGGCTTTGGCCTTCGATGCTCGGTGAAACTGCGGTTTACCATATTAGCCGATAG
- the hemB gene encoding Delta-aminolevulinic acid dehydratase produces MAFNDAQRFYPETRLRRNRRDDFSRRLMRETTLTTDDLIYPMFVLEGQGQHEAVPSMPGIERLSIDLLVAECRHLVKLGIPAVALFPVTPASAKTEFAEEAFNSDGLAQRAVRAIKDACPTLGVITDVALDPFTIHGQDGILDANGYVLNDRTVDTLVRQALSHSEAGADVVAPSDMMDGRIGEIRGILENEGHVNTRILAYSAKYASAYYGPFRDAVGSAANLGKADKKTYQMDPANTDEALHEVAMDLAEGADMIMIKPGMPYLDIVRRVKQEFGVPTFVYQVSGEYAMHKAAAQNGWLDDIAVMHESLTCIKRAGANAILTYYAKQFAEELDK; encoded by the coding sequence GTGGCTTTTAATGATGCGCAACGCTTTTATCCAGAAACTCGTCTTCGCCGCAATCGTCGAGATGATTTTTCACGCCGCTTAATGCGTGAGACAACGTTAACCACGGACGATTTGATTTACCCAATGTTTGTTTTAGAAGGTCAGGGACAGCATGAAGCCGTTCCATCAATGCCCGGTATTGAACGCTTATCGATCGATTTATTAGTCGCAGAATGCCGACATTTAGTGAAGTTAGGCATTCCTGCAGTTGCACTTTTTCCTGTAACCCCTGCCAGCGCAAAAACAGAATTTGCCGAAGAAGCCTTCAACTCGGATGGCCTGGCACAGCGCGCTGTTCGCGCAATTAAAGATGCCTGCCCAACACTAGGCGTGATTACTGATGTAGCGCTTGACCCTTTTACCATTCATGGCCAAGACGGCATATTGGATGCAAACGGTTATGTATTAAATGATCGCACCGTTGATACCTTAGTGCGCCAAGCACTCTCTCACTCAGAAGCTGGGGCTGATGTGGTAGCACCGAGCGATATGATGGATGGCCGTATTGGTGAAATTCGCGGTATTTTAGAGAACGAAGGTCATGTAAATACCCGCATCTTGGCTTATTCGGCTAAATACGCGTCTGCCTATTATGGTCCTTTCCGCGACGCAGTAGGTTCAGCAGCGAATCTTGGCAAGGCAGACAAGAAAACGTATCAAATGGATCCTGCCAATACCGATGAAGCGCTGCACGAAGTAGCGATGGATTTGGCCGAAGGTGCAGACATGATCATGATTAAACCGGGTATGCCATACTTAGATATCGTACGCCGCGTAAAGCAAGAGTTTGGTGTCCCGACGTTTGTTTATCAGGTCAGTGGCGAATATGCGATGCATAAAGCTGCTGCACAAAATGGTTGGTTAGATGATATCGCGGTCATGCACGAATCCTTAACCTGCATTAAGCGTGCGGGCGCTAATGCTATTTTGACTTACTACGCGAAGCAATTTGCTGAAGAGTTAGATAAGTAA
- the merA gene encoding Mercuric reductase has protein sequence MKKLLLLGLIVGLVFGFYWVGEQWLLPETYQALYQEDPVQTAGIFFIVYALVAALSIPGAALMTLISGAIFGLGPGLLIASFASSIGATLAFLMSRLLLKDWVQSKFSTYLKTINEGVEKDGPFFLFTLRLIPLIPFFAINLLMGLMPISAWRFYWVSQLGMLAGTAVYVNAGAEFADLITQGSAQNSGFSLAGIMTPGLLGALVLLAIFPWLARSVMNRIQAKRALTKRAKGRAKPKKFDDNLIVIGGGAAGLVSSIIGSAVKAKVTLIEKHKMGGDCLNTGCVPSKAIIHAAKIVHENKKSHSTGLLLGEPASVDFQKVMTHVHDSIKAIEPHDSVERYEGLGVSCATGQAKIISPWEVEIQHASGAVEIRSAANIIIATGGRPRIPKIPGLDQVTYYTSDTLWQITALPKRLLILGAGPIGCELGQAFARLGSQVTMVDKGQFLMPREDEDVSQLVADAMVAEGVNHVPGRSISKFEPSNSGHSAVLDNGDAIEFDALLLAIGREGNTEHLGLENVDLVTDNNGFLAVDEYLQTECPTIYACGDVIGGYQFTHVSAHEAWFAAVNSLFGRFKRFKADYRVIPWATFTSPEVARVGISEKEAKRQNIPYESTQYGLDDLDRAITDDAATGFVRVLTVPGKDKILGATIVGPRADDLIATFVIGMKHGLGLNKVLGTIHAYPTYMEANKFVAGQWKRKQVSVKLLALVAWYNRKNL, from the coding sequence ATGAAGAAATTATTACTACTAGGCTTAATTGTGGGTCTAGTCTTCGGTTTTTATTGGGTCGGTGAGCAATGGCTATTGCCTGAAACTTACCAAGCGCTTTATCAGGAAGACCCAGTGCAAACTGCGGGAATCTTTTTCATCGTTTATGCGTTGGTGGCTGCCCTTTCTATTCCAGGAGCTGCATTGATGACGTTAATTTCTGGGGCTATTTTTGGTTTGGGGCCAGGCCTACTTATCGCATCCTTTGCCAGCTCAATTGGCGCAACGCTCGCTTTTTTGATGTCGCGATTACTTTTAAAAGACTGGGTGCAGAGTAAATTTTCGACGTATTTAAAAACCATTAATGAGGGTGTTGAAAAAGACGGCCCATTCTTTTTGTTCACGTTACGCCTAATTCCATTAATACCTTTTTTTGCTATCAACTTGTTGATGGGGTTAATGCCTATATCGGCCTGGCGTTTTTATTGGGTCAGCCAGCTAGGCATGCTAGCAGGGACGGCTGTTTACGTGAATGCTGGGGCAGAGTTTGCTGATCTGATTACTCAAGGTAGTGCTCAAAACAGTGGCTTTTCTTTGGCAGGAATCATGACACCCGGTTTATTGGGCGCTTTAGTTCTTTTGGCAATATTCCCTTGGTTAGCGCGATCTGTGATGAATCGTATACAGGCAAAAAGAGCATTAACGAAACGCGCAAAAGGCCGAGCAAAGCCTAAAAAATTCGATGATAACTTAATCGTTATTGGCGGTGGTGCTGCGGGATTGGTCAGTTCTATTATCGGCTCAGCGGTGAAAGCAAAAGTCACACTGATCGAAAAACACAAGATGGGAGGTGACTGTCTGAATACCGGTTGCGTGCCGAGTAAGGCGATTATTCATGCGGCTAAAATTGTTCATGAGAATAAGAAAAGTCATAGCACGGGCTTATTGCTAGGTGAGCCTGCCAGTGTCGACTTTCAAAAGGTAATGACGCATGTTCATGACTCTATTAAAGCCATTGAACCCCATGATTCGGTCGAACGTTATGAAGGCTTGGGCGTATCCTGCGCTACGGGGCAGGCGAAAATAATCTCCCCGTGGGAAGTAGAGATTCAGCATGCATCAGGAGCTGTCGAAATCCGCAGCGCGGCTAATATTATCATTGCAACGGGTGGGCGTCCGCGTATTCCAAAAATCCCCGGCCTAGATCAAGTAACGTATTACACATCGGATACCCTTTGGCAGATTACAGCGTTGCCTAAGCGCTTATTAATATTAGGAGCTGGGCCAATTGGCTGTGAATTAGGCCAAGCATTTGCACGTTTGGGCTCGCAAGTGACTATGGTGGATAAAGGACAGTTTTTAATGCCGCGAGAAGATGAAGATGTCTCGCAGTTGGTGGCGGATGCCATGGTGGCCGAAGGTGTTAATCACGTGCCTGGTCGCTCAATTAGTAAGTTTGAACCTTCTAATAGCGGCCATTCGGCGGTATTGGATAATGGCGATGCCATTGAATTTGATGCGTTGTTATTGGCCATTGGTCGAGAAGGGAATACAGAACATCTCGGTTTAGAGAATGTGGACCTAGTGACGGATAATAATGGTTTCTTGGCGGTGGATGAATATTTGCAAACAGAATGTCCCACTATTTACGCTTGCGGTGACGTGATTGGGGGCTATCAGTTTACCCATGTCTCCGCGCACGAGGCTTGGTTTGCTGCCGTTAACAGTCTGTTTGGTCGCTTTAAACGCTTCAAAGCCGACTATCGGGTTATTCCTTGGGCAACGTTCACTAGCCCGGAAGTAGCGCGAGTGGGCATTAGTGAGAAAGAAGCGAAAAGGCAGAATATTCCTTATGAAAGCACTCAATACGGTTTGGACGATTTAGATCGTGCAATCACTGATGATGCTGCAACAGGTTTTGTTCGCGTACTCACGGTACCGGGCAAAGATAAGATTTTAGGTGCAACAATTGTAGGCCCTAGAGCAGATGATCTTATTGCTACTTTTGTCATTGGTATGAAACATGGCTTGGGTCTGAACAAAGTATTGGGTACTATCCATGCTTATCCTACGTATATGGAAGCTAATAAATTCGTCGCAGGTCAGTGGAAACGCAAGCAAGTTTCAGTCAAATTATTAGCTTTAGTAGCGTGGTATAACCGTAAAAATTTATAA
- the rhlE gene encoding Putative ATP-dependent RNA helicase — protein MSFASLGLSPAILEAVAEQGYTVPSPIQAAAIPAVLEGKDIMAAAQTGTGKTAGFTLPILEMLSKGPRVQNNQVRALVLTPTRELAAQVADNVDKYSKNTHLTSCVIFGGVKANPQMMRMRKGADVLVATPGRLLDLMNQGAVKFAQLEFLVLDEADRMLDMGFIHDIKKILKVLPKKRQNLLFSATFSNDIRSLAKGLVNNPVEISVAPPNVTTKLVKQWIYPVDKKQKPAALAKLIEDGNWKQALVFSRTKHGANKLTKFLEGRGITAAAIHGNKSQGARTRALADFKAGEVRILVATDIAARGIDIEQLPQVVNFDLPNVPEDYVHRIGRTGRAGSEGKAVSLVCSDETKELFAIERVIGELLEREVLAGFEPVSRLPESKLNTRSAKPNKPRRTHSQSEHHDGQNAANSTKQHKQGGAGNNAPRRSNKPAAKSGGNSDSPWSNSNGQRHKPS, from the coding sequence ATGAGCTTTGCCTCTTTGGGGCTTTCCCCTGCAATTCTTGAAGCCGTAGCCGAACAAGGCTATACCGTACCGTCACCTATTCAGGCCGCAGCTATTCCTGCAGTACTGGAAGGCAAAGACATCATGGCAGCCGCGCAAACAGGCACAGGCAAAACTGCAGGGTTCACTTTACCCATTTTGGAAATGCTCTCGAAAGGTCCACGTGTCCAAAACAATCAAGTGCGTGCTTTGGTTTTAACACCAACTCGTGAACTCGCTGCTCAGGTTGCCGATAACGTTGATAAGTATTCAAAAAATACCCATTTAACATCATGCGTGATTTTTGGTGGGGTAAAAGCTAATCCACAAATGATGCGTATGCGTAAAGGGGCTGATGTTTTAGTCGCCACCCCTGGTCGCTTATTAGATTTAATGAACCAAGGCGCTGTAAAATTTGCGCAGTTAGAATTCTTGGTTTTAGATGAAGCCGACCGTATGCTGGATATGGGCTTTATTCACGACATTAAAAAAATCTTAAAAGTCCTACCTAAGAAACGTCAGAACTTATTATTCTCGGCCACCTTCTCTAATGACATTCGCTCATTGGCAAAGGGTCTAGTGAATAATCCTGTTGAGATCTCTGTTGCACCGCCTAACGTAACAACTAAATTAGTGAAACAATGGATTTATCCCGTTGATAAAAAGCAAAAGCCAGCGGCTCTTGCCAAACTGATTGAAGATGGCAATTGGAAGCAAGCTCTCGTTTTCAGTCGTACCAAGCACGGTGCCAACAAGCTCACCAAATTCTTAGAAGGTCGTGGTATTACGGCTGCGGCGATTCATGGTAACAAAAGCCAAGGGGCTAGAACTCGCGCATTGGCCGACTTTAAGGCGGGTGAAGTTCGTATTCTAGTCGCGACGGATATTGCTGCTCGCGGTATTGATATTGAACAACTTCCTCAAGTGGTTAACTTTGACTTGCCTAATGTTCCTGAGGATTATGTCCACCGTATCGGTCGTACTGGTCGTGCAGGATCTGAAGGTAAAGCGGTATCATTAGTCTGCTCTGATGAAACTAAAGAGCTGTTCGCCATTGAACGTGTGATTGGTGAATTGTTAGAGCGTGAAGTATTAGCCGGATTTGAACCCGTTAGTCGCTTACCTGAATCAAAGTTGAATACTCGCTCTGCTAAACCTAACAAGCCGAGACGAACTCACTCACAAAGTGAGCATCACGACGGTCAGAATGCAGCGAACAGCACCAAGCAACACAAGCAAGGCGGGGCTGGTAACAACGCTCCGCGTCGTAGCAATAAGCCTGCGGCTAAATCTGGCGGTAATTCAGATAGCCCTTGGTCGAACAGCAATGGCCAACGCCATAAGCCTAGCTAA
- a CDS encoding Isopenicillin N synthase family protein: MQTVPLIDISPLNSNDEQAYLSVAKKIDHACREMGFFYITGHGISSEQMKSMFDLAQRFFDQPENIKQKILIANSSNHRGWGTKGSEQLDPGQPQDWKETFDMALDIHPEHPIVKACPQLYGPNQYGELEGFAQQMNQHYGLLMAVSKRLLKAMAIALKQPDDFFNQYFDDHISVLRLLHYPPRPANAIVDAQTKAAGAHTDYGCITLLAQDDIGGLEVCNAQNEWIAAPPIKNTIVVNIGDLMQRWTNDQYRSTAHRVASPPSETHRYSMPFFVEPRFDSEVRCIESCLSDGEKPKYKMITSGDWIMSRFNATYAYRTKTS, encoded by the coding sequence ATGCAAACAGTTCCATTAATTGATATTTCTCCGCTGAACTCAAATGATGAACAAGCTTATTTGTCAGTGGCTAAAAAAATAGATCATGCCTGTCGGGAAATGGGTTTTTTTTATATTACGGGTCATGGAATATCGTCAGAACAAATGAAGAGCATGTTTGATTTAGCTCAACGATTTTTTGATCAACCTGAAAATATTAAACAAAAAATTCTAATTGCTAACAGCTCTAACCATAGAGGTTGGGGGACTAAAGGCTCTGAACAATTGGACCCAGGTCAACCGCAAGACTGGAAAGAGACTTTTGATATGGCCTTGGATATTCATCCAGAACATCCCATCGTAAAAGCTTGCCCGCAACTCTATGGCCCAAATCAATATGGTGAGCTAGAAGGTTTTGCTCAGCAAATGAATCAACATTACGGCTTGTTAATGGCTGTATCAAAACGCTTACTCAAAGCGATGGCTATTGCACTGAAACAACCAGACGATTTCTTTAATCAGTACTTTGATGATCACATTAGTGTATTACGATTACTGCATTATCCGCCACGGCCAGCGAATGCCATTGTGGATGCTCAAACCAAGGCCGCAGGTGCGCATACCGATTACGGATGTATCACGTTATTAGCCCAAGATGACATTGGTGGTTTAGAGGTATGTAACGCACAAAATGAATGGATCGCCGCGCCACCGATCAAAAATACTATTGTCGTGAATATTGGTGATTTAATGCAACGTTGGACCAATGACCAATATCGCTCAACAGCTCACAGAGTGGCCAGTCCACCCAGTGAGACTCATCGATACTCAATGCCTTTTTTTGTTGAGCCTAGATTTGATTCTGAAGTTCGCTGCATTGAAAGTTGCTTAAGTGATGGTGAGAAACCTAAGTATAAAATGATCACGAGTGGTGACTGGATTATGTCTCGATTTAATGCAACCTATGCTTATCGAACGAAAACCTCATAA